One Candidatus Methanomethylophilaceae archaeon DNA segment encodes these proteins:
- a CDS encoding histidine--tRNA ligase, whose product MIQCPRGTRDFLPDEMEKRRFYEGRLRRVAGNFGFREVETPIFEDAELFILRSGPNVLKELYAFKDKGGRDIALRPEMTAPAIRMFVNGMANEPKPIKIFYFGQCFRYERPQSGRYREFFQFGAELIGSDTPETDAEVISMASEMIKSFGLKDYRIRIGHIGVLRQRIADIGVPKENTAEVLQKLDKKLYDEARPLLEGIGASSADIDALFELTETVGGVEVLDKVPGEAGDYLRQVVSYLSASGVKDVEIDLGVVRGLDYYTGMVFEAEAPSLGAEKQICGGGSYTLSELFGGEKVFSTGFAVGFDRILLAAEKEGQVYEPKGIDAYVLSVSDDMRLKAAEIVASLRSAGISADIDIMGRKMAKALKYASAVRAKYAVIVGAKEMESGSVTLRDMTSGEQKLVKTEDLPSEIAGKRF is encoded by the coding sequence ATGATTCAGTGTCCGCGTGGTACCAGGGATTTCCTTCCCGATGAGATGGAGAAACGCAGATTCTATGAGGGCAGACTCAGGCGTGTCGCAGGGAATTTCGGATTCAGGGAGGTCGAAACCCCCATTTTCGAAGATGCGGAGTTATTCATCCTCAGATCAGGCCCCAACGTTCTGAAGGAGCTCTATGCGTTCAAGGACAAAGGCGGGCGCGACATCGCTCTCCGTCCGGAGATGACGGCGCCTGCGATACGGATGTTCGTTAATGGAATGGCTAATGAGCCCAAGCCTATTAAAATATTCTATTTCGGGCAGTGTTTCAGATATGAGAGGCCGCAGAGCGGAAGATACAGGGAGTTCTTCCAGTTCGGCGCGGAGCTTATCGGCAGCGACACCCCCGAGACCGACGCCGAAGTGATTTCGATGGCCTCCGAGATGATCAAGTCGTTCGGCCTTAAGGATTACAGGATCCGCATCGGGCACATCGGAGTTCTCAGGCAGAGGATAGCCGATATCGGCGTACCCAAAGAGAACACCGCTGAAGTCCTGCAGAAATTGGACAAAAAACTGTATGATGAGGCTCGCCCGCTTTTGGAGGGTATCGGAGCGTCTTCCGCGGACATAGATGCGCTTTTCGAACTGACCGAAACCGTCGGCGGCGTAGAGGTTCTCGACAAAGTCCCGGGCGAAGCCGGAGATTATCTCAGGCAGGTCGTATCCTATCTTTCCGCCTCTGGGGTGAAGGATGTGGAGATAGATCTGGGCGTGGTCCGCGGGCTCGATTATTACACAGGCATGGTCTTCGAGGCCGAAGCTCCCTCTCTGGGTGCCGAGAAGCAGATCTGCGGAGGCGGATCCTACACTCTCTCCGAGCTTTTCGGAGGGGAGAAGGTATTCTCCACGGGATTCGCCGTAGGGTTCGACAGGATCCTACTCGCCGCAGAGAAGGAGGGGCAGGTCTATGAGCCCAAAGGCATCGATGCTTACGTTCTGTCCGTCTCCGATGACATGAGGCTCAAAGCCGCGGAGATCGTGGCATCCCTCCGTTCCGCTGGGATATCCGCCGACATCGACATAATGGGGCGCAAGATGGCCAAAGCTCTGAAGTACGCCTCGGCGGTGAGGGCGAAGTATGCCGTCATAGTGGGGGCGAAAGAGATGGAAAGCGGCTCCGTGACCCTCAGAGATATGACCTCCGGCGAGCAGAAGCTCGTGAAAACGGAGGATCTGCCCTCAGAAATAGCGGGAAAACGTTTTTGA
- a CDS encoding ABC transporter ATP-binding protein — protein sequence MGNEIAIETEHLTKTYGNFTAISDINLSVRRGEFMGLMGPNGAGKSTTLKAITGLLRPTSGTVRIDGIDIKDHRHAMEHVGCVIETPDLYPSFSPAEILEYIGKIYGMDRTEIAIRSRDVLETMKMWEWRDKPISGFSKGMRQRVVIAQALLPNPEIIILDEPTSGLDPRGMVEVRQILKGLKSKDRTLLISTHILSEVSELCGSVAMIRDGRTIASGDVSTLIHSSGHTGVELTICTIRPIPDDSLRDISAMEGVSSAERKGKCTVSIGFQGTPEQQAAIAKAVFDSGAGMLSMNERGASLETFYMELTEGEKP from the coding sequence ATGGGAAACGAGATTGCCATCGAAACGGAACATCTCACAAAGACCTATGGCAATTTTACAGCGATCTCAGACATCAACCTGTCCGTTAGAAGGGGTGAATTCATGGGCCTCATGGGCCCGAACGGCGCAGGCAAAAGCACTACGCTCAAAGCCATCACCGGCCTTCTCAGACCCACTTCCGGGACGGTCCGCATCGATGGGATCGACATCAAAGACCACAGGCACGCGATGGAGCATGTGGGCTGCGTCATAGAGACTCCGGACCTCTACCCTTCGTTCTCTCCCGCGGAGATACTAGAGTACATCGGGAAGATATACGGGATGGACAGAACGGAGATCGCCATCAGATCCAGGGACGTCCTGGAGACGATGAAGATGTGGGAATGGAGAGACAAACCGATAAGCGGATTCTCCAAGGGGATGCGCCAGAGGGTCGTCATCGCCCAGGCATTGCTTCCGAACCCGGAGATCATCATACTCGACGAGCCAACATCCGGCCTCGATCCGAGAGGGATGGTCGAGGTGAGGCAGATACTCAAAGGGCTCAAATCCAAGGACAGGACGCTCCTGATAAGCACCCACATCCTGAGCGAGGTCTCCGAGCTGTGCGGCTCCGTCGCGATGATAAGGGACGGCAGGACCATAGCATCCGGCGACGTCAGCACGCTGATCCACAGCAGCGGACATACCGGCGTGGAACTGACCATCTGCACCATCAGGCCCATTCCTGACGATTCGCTGAGGGACATATCCGCGATGGAGGGCGTCTCCTCCGCCGAGCGCAAAGGGAAATGCACGGTATCCATAGGGTTCCAGGGCACCCCGGAGCAGCAAGCCGCGATCGCCAAAGCAGTCTTCGACTCCGGCGCCGGCATGCTCTCGATGAACGAGAGAGGAGCCTCGCTGGAGACTTTCTACATGGAGCTCACGGAAGGTGAGAAACCATGA
- a CDS encoding iron ABC transporter permease, which produces MSLALLLIFVFLDLSIAGKEMLSIAEVVDALLGHGTWANDIIVNGHNVPRIVFGIGIGAGLAVTGGVMQAVFRNPLATPYILGLSSGASLGAALAIIFPISLIPMAITQPLAAFVLCFATMVLVYTISRSGGSLVKTETLVLAGVAVSSLISALVSFLTYVAPSEKMGSIVFWSMGSLGDAGWNEICVALPIIFIGIALMLTQSMNLNAMMLGDAHAMDLGVDVRRTRLFLLVVSSLVVAACVCFAGTIGFVGLVIPHMIRLILGPDNRLILPLSAVGGGAFVVMCDFIAHYAAQFFGVLPIGIVTAIIGAPFFIYLLCSRKKEVGW; this is translated from the coding sequence ATATCTTTGGCCCTCCTCCTCATATTCGTCTTCCTGGACCTTTCCATCGCCGGGAAGGAAATGCTTTCGATCGCCGAAGTCGTGGATGCTCTCCTAGGCCATGGGACGTGGGCCAACGACATCATCGTCAACGGGCACAACGTCCCCCGCATCGTATTCGGCATAGGGATAGGCGCCGGCCTCGCAGTAACCGGAGGCGTGATGCAAGCGGTGTTCAGAAACCCTCTGGCCACGCCTTACATCCTTGGGCTGTCTTCTGGGGCGTCTCTGGGAGCCGCATTGGCCATAATATTCCCGATATCCTTGATCCCGATGGCAATCACCCAGCCGCTGGCCGCCTTCGTTCTGTGCTTCGCGACGATGGTTCTGGTCTACACAATATCGCGCTCCGGAGGAAGCCTGGTGAAAACCGAGACATTGGTCCTCGCCGGAGTCGCTGTCTCGTCTCTGATCTCCGCGCTGGTCTCGTTCCTTACCTACGTCGCGCCCAGCGAGAAGATGGGGAGCATAGTGTTCTGGTCCATGGGAAGCCTCGGAGATGCCGGATGGAATGAGATATGCGTTGCGCTCCCGATAATCTTCATCGGAATCGCTCTGATGCTTACCCAATCCATGAACCTGAACGCGATGATGCTTGGGGATGCCCATGCCATGGACCTGGGCGTCGACGTCAGAAGGACCAGGCTGTTCCTTCTCGTCGTCTCATCCCTCGTCGTTGCCGCTTGCGTATGCTTCGCAGGCACCATAGGATTCGTCGGGCTGGTCATACCGCACATGATAAGGCTGATCCTCGGCCCTGACAACCGCCTGATACTTCCTCTGTCGGCCGTCGGCGGGGGAGCCTTCGTGGTGATGTGCGACTTCATAGCCCATTATGCCGCCCAGTTCTTCGGCGTCCTTCCGATAGGGATAGTCACAGCCATCATCGGAGCGCCGTTCTTCATCTATCTTCTGTGCAGCAGGAAAAAGGAGGTGGGATGGTGA
- a CDS encoding ABC transporter substrate-binding protein: protein MNRIMLIPIAIIAICMVPILAEDSEAAFTVTDGTGMTFEYAEAEDKIILNGSATALTIADAGAVDKIVAVDMYSTYEYTKFEELKDLRAEDLKSFYGTTNHEYIITTIVKMVESGKFSLDDTIILTSYSSNLELREKLSKEGFTRILVWNTIESYSDLVKMVEDVSLIASGSIPDSITAMKSKIKAVEDKAASFDGTDRPKALYVWYYSKSLQIGNTGIMKSMLDVCKANNIGYDPSNSAARYGDVNAITKLLENNKDAVVFVSNSYFSAGKTLDDFYNEVFSGDRTIKVIPMGLQWNNWCPESADGLTEIANALYASEPTPAPEPAPEPSEDKGLGKYIVYAAAAMSAILLLALIGLYFKLKKNKA from the coding sequence ATGAACAGAATAATGCTGATACCAATCGCCATCATTGCCATCTGCATGGTGCCGATTCTCGCCGAGGATTCCGAAGCCGCATTCACGGTCACCGACGGGACGGGAATGACTTTCGAATACGCGGAAGCCGAAGACAAGATCATCCTCAACGGATCCGCTACCGCGCTCACCATCGCCGATGCCGGAGCGGTCGACAAAATCGTGGCAGTCGACATGTATTCCACCTACGAATACACTAAATTCGAAGAGCTGAAGGACCTCAGAGCCGAGGATCTCAAAAGCTTCTATGGGACCACCAACCACGAATACATCATCACGACAATAGTGAAGATGGTGGAGAGCGGGAAATTCTCCCTCGACGATACCATCATCCTGACCAGCTATTCCAGCAACCTCGAGCTCCGCGAAAAACTCAGCAAAGAGGGATTCACCAGAATCCTCGTTTGGAATACCATCGAAAGCTATTCCGATCTGGTCAAAATGGTGGAGGACGTTTCGCTGATCGCATCCGGAAGCATCCCGGACTCCATCACTGCGATGAAGAGCAAGATCAAAGCCGTGGAAGACAAAGCGGCCAGTTTCGATGGAACCGACAGACCCAAAGCGCTCTACGTCTGGTATTACAGCAAATCGCTTCAGATCGGCAACACCGGAATCATGAAATCGATGCTGGACGTCTGCAAGGCCAACAACATAGGATATGACCCTTCGAATTCTGCCGCCAGATATGGCGACGTCAATGCCATAACCAAGCTTCTGGAGAACAACAAAGATGCCGTAGTGTTCGTGTCCAACTCATACTTCAGCGCCGGGAAGACTCTAGATGACTTCTACAACGAAGTGTTCTCCGGAGACAGGACCATCAAAGTCATCCCGATGGGCCTCCAGTGGAACAATTGGTGCCCAGAATCTGCTGATGGTCTCACCGAGATCGCCAATGCGCTGTATGCGTCCGAGCCGACGCCCGCTCCTGAACCTGCCCCTGAGCCGAGCGAAGACAAGGGCCTTGGGAAATACATCGTATACGCCGCGGCTGCGATGTCGGCGATCCTTCTCTTAGCCCTTATCGGCCTCTATTTCAAGCTGAAAAAGAACAAGGCCTGA
- a CDS encoding ABC transporter ATP-binding protein, translating into MDVEELSYSYREKKVLDSISLSVGKGEILGILGPNGCGKSTLLKNLNRNLSPEHGCVLIEGDDIADMRKKDIAKKVAVVPQSNEIRFAFTVREIVEMGRMPFQESLRGLTSDDERIIKEAMEQTGISDMADRHINTMSGGERQRAIIARAIAQSPDIILMDEPTLHLDINMQFEILDLIRDLSREKGLTVVIVSHDLPMVARYCDRMVLIHDRNIFAMGRPEDILTEENMRIVFGIDAKFEKDERGANTVRLYGSFKG; encoded by the coding sequence ATGGATGTCGAAGAACTCAGCTATTCCTACAGGGAGAAGAAAGTCCTCGACAGCATCAGCCTCAGCGTCGGCAAAGGGGAGATACTAGGGATACTCGGCCCGAACGGATGCGGGAAATCTACCCTCCTCAAGAATCTCAACAGAAACCTCTCTCCAGAGCATGGATGCGTCCTCATTGAGGGGGACGACATCGCTGACATGAGAAAGAAGGATATAGCCAAGAAAGTAGCCGTCGTGCCGCAATCCAACGAGATACGCTTCGCATTCACTGTCAGAGAGATCGTGGAGATGGGCAGGATGCCGTTCCAGGAATCTTTGAGAGGCCTCACCTCCGATGACGAGCGCATAATAAAGGAAGCCATGGAGCAGACCGGAATCTCGGACATGGCCGACCGCCACATCAACACCATGAGCGGCGGGGAGAGGCAAAGGGCGATCATCGCCAGGGCCATAGCCCAATCCCCGGACATCATCCTGATGGACGAGCCCACGCTGCATCTCGACATCAACATGCAATTCGAGATCCTGGATCTGATCAGGGACTTATCCCGCGAGAAGGGGCTCACAGTCGTCATAGTGTCCCACGACCTTCCCATGGTCGCCCGCTACTGCGACAGGATGGTTCTCATTCACGACCGCAACATTTTCGCCATGGGCAGGCCCGAAGACATACTCACGGAAGAGAACATGAGAATCGTGTTCGGAATAGACGCCAAATTCGAGAAAGACGAGCGCGGAGCCAATACCGTCAGGCTCTACGGTTCCTTCAAAGGCTGA
- a CDS encoding ribonuclease HI family protein: MYIIYTDGGSRGNPGKAAYGVVVTLDKKIIREKSEFLGVRTNNYAEYRGLIAGIKEALDLGAEEAEFVMDSQLVIRQMTGQYKVKSPDMKALHDDAVALASLIPSVKYRNVRRHEEFIPKADELVNRTLDSNRSLL; the protein is encoded by the coding sequence ATGTACATAATCTACACCGACGGCGGATCCAGAGGGAACCCAGGGAAGGCTGCGTACGGCGTGGTCGTGACGCTGGACAAGAAAATCATCCGCGAAAAGTCTGAGTTCCTGGGGGTCCGCACCAACAATTACGCCGAATACCGCGGCCTCATCGCCGGGATCAAAGAGGCGCTGGATCTGGGCGCGGAAGAAGCCGAATTCGTCATGGATTCCCAGCTGGTCATAAGGCAGATGACCGGGCAGTACAAGGTGAAATCCCCGGACATGAAGGCGCTGCACGACGATGCCGTGGCGCTGGCATCGCTGATACCTTCCGTGAAATACAGGAACGTCCGCAGGCACGAGGAATTCATCCCGAAAGCGGACGAGCTGGTGAACAGAACCTTGGATTCGAACCGAAGCCTTTTATGA
- a CDS encoding aspartate 1-decarboxylase produces the protein MIRSKIHRATVTEARPDYEGSITVDLDLLDRVGIWVGEKVLVADVNNGSRFETYTLPGERGSGIIALNGAAAHMCEIGDKVIIMAFELTNDPIHAKVVLVDGDNKPVRDLVYRCT, from the coding sequence ATGATCCGCAGCAAAATCCACAGGGCGACCGTCACGGAGGCCCGCCCCGATTACGAGGGCAGCATAACCGTCGATCTGGACCTCCTAGACAGGGTAGGCATATGGGTGGGCGAGAAGGTTCTGGTGGCCGACGTGAACAACGGAAGCCGCTTCGAGACGTATACCCTGCCGGGAGAGCGCGGATCCGGAATCATAGCGCTCAACGGAGCCGCGGCGCACATGTGCGAGATAGGCGACAAGGTCATCATAATGGCTTTCGAGCTCACCAACGATCCGATCCATGCCAAAGTCGTGCTGGTCGACGGCGACAACAAGCCCGTCAGGGACCTGGTATACCGATGTACATAA
- a CDS encoding ABC transporter permease produces the protein MSGLSKVVDFFSFEKTVEKGEAARARNEAEKKAMEESFYSHVEGETQREGSGTWRNTGYYATDEEAHRNVRYSIRSSANQTLTVFMAQMKLFAKMKWTYILLFMALLIPIIALGVPGFVNFLTNFGFSEAYSNTRIAGLLFFLPLMLGLVTSVMCGKQMPTEFKDRTAYLNIPLPMSRASFYFGKYLAGFVMCVGVFMFAYSMAIITVITKYDTIFADLILESLLLTVIGILAYSATAYCLGCFTKKGSSILPFAVMSFIIPFAAMIICTQFNDYTLTLLPFFLGEAALGILGAPMSGSVGMIAIAFMDLSSVWTMIAVGIAWAIAMLAIGYYRISRREM, from the coding sequence ATGAGCGGCCTGTCGAAAGTGGTCGATTTCTTTTCCTTCGAAAAGACCGTCGAAAAGGGGGAGGCAGCGAGGGCCAGGAATGAAGCGGAAAAGAAGGCGATGGAAGAATCCTTCTACTCGCACGTCGAGGGCGAAACCCAGAGAGAAGGATCCGGCACCTGGAGGAACACGGGATATTACGCCACCGACGAGGAGGCCCACAGGAACGTCAGATACTCGATCAGATCCTCCGCGAACCAGACTCTGACCGTTTTCATGGCCCAGATGAAACTGTTCGCGAAGATGAAATGGACTTACATCCTCCTGTTCATGGCGCTTCTGATACCGATTATTGCCTTGGGGGTGCCGGGATTCGTGAACTTCCTTACGAATTTCGGTTTCAGCGAGGCCTATTCGAACACCCGCATAGCCGGGCTCCTCTTCTTCCTGCCGCTGATGCTCGGTCTGGTGACTTCGGTCATGTGCGGGAAGCAGATGCCTACCGAGTTCAAGGACAGAACAGCCTATCTGAACATCCCGCTGCCGATGTCCCGCGCATCGTTCTATTTCGGGAAGTATCTGGCCGGGTTCGTCATGTGCGTCGGGGTGTTCATGTTCGCGTACAGCATGGCGATCATCACCGTCATCACGAAATACGACACCATATTCGCGGACCTCATCCTCGAATCCCTGCTTCTCACGGTCATCGGCATCCTGGCGTACTCCGCTACCGCTTACTGCCTAGGATGCTTCACCAAAAAGGGATCGTCGATATTGCCGTTCGCAGTCATGAGCTTCATAATTCCGTTCGCCGCGATGATCATATGCACCCAGTTCAACGATTATACCCTGACCCTGCTCCCGTTCTTCCTCGGCGAAGCCGCGCTGGGGATACTCGGAGCGCCCATGTCCGGATCTGTGGGAATGATAGCCATAGCGTTCATGGACCTCTCATCGGTGTGGACAATGATAGCCGTGGGGATCGCATGGGCGATTGCGATGCTTGCGATCGGATACTACAGAATCAGCAGGAGGGAGATGTGA